A region from the Toxotes jaculatrix isolate fToxJac2 chromosome 2, fToxJac2.pri, whole genome shotgun sequence genome encodes:
- the LOC121194332 gene encoding P2Y purinoceptor 1-like isoform X2, translated as MKNTSCTSVSFDFTGRFLPPVFILVFIIGLVANGWGLKTLLQKWKKLKIINVFVLNLGLADMLYLLTLPFLVDYYIRNRQWIFGDAFCKITRFCFNLNLYGSIGFLTCISVFRYLAVVHPIRVMGRLTVTHSVTISVMVWLLVGVQSLPDMFYTKTSGNKSGTCYETTSTEHVEDYLKYSLGWTLMGFCIPFLVTLGCYGHVIVVLCRKNTTDKVLKQKCLKLLFILILLFSVCYIPFHVLKNLNLRSRVLSKQKLCSEWSNGVYIAHQISRGLVCLNSALNPLVYLHGNEEVPAQLRQQLQRAHQMFSRLLPSNSGSVPLAQTADEVQHM; from the coding sequence ATGAAGAACACATCCTGTACTTCTGTCAGCTTTGACTTCACAGGCAGATTCCTGCCTCCTGTTTTCATCTTAGTATTCATCATTGGTCTGGTTGCTAATGGATGGGGATTGAAGACTTTgctgcagaaatggaagaaactAAAGATCATCAATGTGTTTGTTCTCAACCTTGGACTTGCAGATATGTTGTATCTGCTCACACTGCCATTTTTGGTGGATTACTACATCAGGAATAGACAGTGGATCTTTGGAGATGCATTCTGCAAGATAACAAGATTCTGCTTCAACCTGAATTTATACGGCAGCATTGGATTCCTCACTTGTATAAGTGTATTCAGGTACCTGGCTGTTGTTCATCCAATAAGAGTGATGGGAAGATTAACTGTCACCCATTCTGTGACTATCTCAGTCATGGTTTGGCTGTTAGTGGGTGTTCAGAGTCTTCCAGACATGTTCTACACCAAAACATCTGGGAACAAGTCTGGGACATGCTACGAGACCACCTCTACAGAACATGTGGAGGATTACCTGAAATACAGCCTTGGATGGACACTGATGGGGTTTTGTATCCCATTCCTTGTCACACTGGGCTGCTATGGACATGTGATTGTTGTTCTCTGCCGCAAAAATACAACTGACAAGGTACTGAAACAGAAATGcctgaagttgttgtttattttgatccttctcttctctgtttgttaCATCCCATTTCATGTGTTAAAGAACCTAAATCTCCGGTCAAGGGTTCTGAGCAAACAGAAGCTTTGCAGTGAATGGTCTAATGGAGTTTACATCGCTCATCAGATAAGTCGTGGCCTTGTGTGTCTGAACAGTGCTCTCAACCCTCTGGTTTATCTCCATGGGAATGAGGAAGTTCCTGCTCAGCTCAGACAGCAGCTCCAGCGAGCTCATCAGATGTTCAGTCGTTTGCTTCCGTCAAACTCCGGCTCTGTGCCTTTGGCACAAACTGCAGATGAAGTTCAGCACATGTAA
- the LOC121194332 gene encoding P2Y purinoceptor 1-like isoform X1 → MNNTSCTSVSFDFTGRFLPPVFILVFIIGLVANGWGLKTLLQKWKKLKIINVFVLNLGLADMLYLLTLPFLVDYYIRNRQWIFGDAFCKITRFCFNLNLYGSIGFLTCISVFRYLAVVHPIRVMGRLTVTHSVTISVMVWLLVGVQSLPDMFYTKTSGNKSGTCYETTSTEHVEDYLKYSLGWTLMGFCIPFLVTLGCYGHVIVVLCRKNTTDKVLKQKCLKLLFILILLFSVCYIPFHVLKNLNLRSRVLSKQKLCSEWSNGVYIAHQISRGLVCLNSALNPLVYLHGNEEVPAQLRQQLQRAHQMFSRLLPSNSGSVPLAQTADEVQHM, encoded by the coding sequence ATCCTGTACTTCTGTCAGCTTTGACTTCACAGGCAGATTCCTGCCTCCTGTTTTCATCTTAGTATTCATCATTGGTCTGGTTGCTAATGGATGGGGATTGAAGACTTTgctgcagaaatggaagaaactAAAGATCATCAATGTGTTTGTTCTCAACCTTGGACTTGCAGATATGTTGTATCTGCTCACACTGCCATTTTTGGTGGATTACTACATCAGGAATAGACAGTGGATCTTTGGAGATGCATTCTGCAAGATAACAAGATTCTGCTTCAACCTGAATTTATACGGCAGCATTGGATTCCTCACTTGTATAAGTGTATTCAGGTACCTGGCTGTTGTTCATCCAATAAGAGTGATGGGAAGATTAACTGTCACCCATTCTGTGACTATCTCAGTCATGGTTTGGCTGTTAGTGGGTGTTCAGAGTCTTCCAGACATGTTCTACACCAAAACATCTGGGAACAAGTCTGGGACATGCTACGAGACCACCTCTACAGAACATGTGGAGGATTACCTGAAATACAGCCTTGGATGGACACTGATGGGGTTTTGTATCCCATTCCTTGTCACACTGGGCTGCTATGGACATGTGATTGTTGTTCTCTGCCGCAAAAATACAACTGACAAGGTACTGAAACAGAAATGcctgaagttgttgtttattttgatccttctcttctctgtttgttaCATCCCATTTCATGTGTTAAAGAACCTAAATCTCCGGTCAAGGGTTCTGAGCAAACAGAAGCTTTGCAGTGAATGGTCTAATGGAGTTTACATCGCTCATCAGATAAGTCGTGGCCTTGTGTGTCTGAACAGTGCTCTCAACCCTCTGGTTTATCTCCATGGGAATGAGGAAGTTCCTGCTCAGCTCAGACAGCAGCTCCAGCGAGCTCATCAGATGTTCAGTCGTTTGCTTCCGTCAAACTCCGGCTCTGTGCCTTTGGCACAAACTGCAGATGAAGTTCAGCACATGTAA